Proteins co-encoded in one Arachis stenosperma cultivar V10309 chromosome 7, arast.V10309.gnm1.PFL2, whole genome shotgun sequence genomic window:
- the LOC130942138 gene encoding CSC1-like protein At1g62320 isoform X2, translating into MSAAFVSFKTRWGAAVCAQTQQTRNPTLWLTEWAPEPRDVYWRNLPIPYFSLSVRRLIMAVAFFFLTFFFMIPILFVQTLASIEGIERTAPWLKPLVTVPFIKSFIQGFLPGIVLKLFLIFLPTILMIMSKFEGFGSISSLEKRSASRYYLFNFVNIFLGNVLTGSAFQQLNSFVHQLANQLLTQ; encoded by the exons ATGTCTGCGGCATTTGTTTCATTTAAAACACGATGGGGTGCCGCTGTATGTGCTCAAACTCAACAAACTAGAAACCCAACACTCTGGTTGACTGAATGGGCTCCAGAGCCACGAGATGTATATTGGCGAAACCTGCCAATTCCATACTTTTCCCTCTCTGTCAGGAGGTTAATCATGGCCGTTGCTTTCTTCTTCCTCACTTTCTTTTTCATGATCCCAATATTATTTGTTCAAACACTTGCAAGTATTGAGGGAATCGAAAGGACTGCACCATGGTTGAAGCCACTTGTTACTGT CCCTTTCATTAAGTCATTCATTCAAGGTTTTCTACCTGGGATCGTGTTGAAGCTTTTCTTAATCTTTCTTCCCACAATACTGATGATCATGTCCAAATTTGAAGGCTTTGGATCTATATCATCTCTTGAAAAGAGATCAGCTTCTAGGTATTATCTGTTCAATTTTGTGAATATATTTCTTGGGAACGTACTCACTGGATCGGCATTTCAACAGCTGAACTCTTTCGTTCACCAACTAGCCAATCA ATTGTTGACTCAATAA
- the LOC130942138 gene encoding CSC1-like protein At1g62320 isoform X1, with product MSAAFVSFKTRWGAAVCAQTQQTRNPTLWLTEWAPEPRDVYWRNLPIPYFSLSVRRLIMAVAFFFLTFFFMIPILFVQTLASIEGIERTAPWLKPLVTVPFIKSFIQGFLPGIVLKLFLIFLPTILMIMSKFEGFGSISSLEKRSASRYYLFNFVNIFLGNVLTGSAFQQLNSFVHQLANQYPITIGTTIPLKATFFITYIMVDGW from the exons ATGTCTGCGGCATTTGTTTCATTTAAAACACGATGGGGTGCCGCTGTATGTGCTCAAACTCAACAAACTAGAAACCCAACACTCTGGTTGACTGAATGGGCTCCAGAGCCACGAGATGTATATTGGCGAAACCTGCCAATTCCATACTTTTCCCTCTCTGTCAGGAGGTTAATCATGGCCGTTGCTTTCTTCTTCCTCACTTTCTTTTTCATGATCCCAATATTATTTGTTCAAACACTTGCAAGTATTGAGGGAATCGAAAGGACTGCACCATGGTTGAAGCCACTTGTTACTGT CCCTTTCATTAAGTCATTCATTCAAGGTTTTCTACCTGGGATCGTGTTGAAGCTTTTCTTAATCTTTCTTCCCACAATACTGATGATCATGTCCAAATTTGAAGGCTTTGGATCTATATCATCTCTTGAAAAGAGATCAGCTTCTAGGTATTATCTGTTCAATTTTGTGAATATATTTCTTGGGAACGTACTCACTGGATCGGCATTTCAACAGCTGAACTCTTTCGTTCACCAACTAGCCAATCA ATATCCTATAACAATTGGCACTACGATTCCTTTAAAAGCAACTTTCTTTATAACTTATATCATGGTTGATGGATGGTAA